A stretch of Christensenellaceae bacterium DNA encodes these proteins:
- the tsaE gene encoding tRNA threonylcarbamoyladenosine biosynthesis protein TsaE, translated as MQEFFSDSEQSTKDFAKKLASRLVKGSFLAVYGDLGAGKTAFVKGLAEGLCVSEPVVSPTFTILRAYESGSLPLYHFDVYRIGCEDELFEIGFDEYASGDGVCVCEWADLIPDALPEKRFDIRIERAGVDMRRITLEEVGAA; from the coding sequence ATGCAGGAGTTCTTTAGCGATAGCGAACAAAGTACAAAAGATTTTGCAAAAAAGCTGGCTTCCCGTTTGGTAAAAGGCAGCTTTCTTGCCGTTTATGGAGATCTGGGCGCGGGGAAAACGGCGTTTGTAAAAGGGCTGGCCGAGGGCCTTTGTGTCAGCGAGCCGGTGGTGAGCCCGACGTTTACCATTTTGCGTGCGTATGAAAGCGGCTCCCTGCCGCTCTATCATTTTGACGTATACCGTATCGGATGCGAGGACGAGCTTTTTGAGATCGGCTTTGACGAATATGCGTCGGGTGACGGGGTATGCGTGTGCGAATGGGCGGATTTGATACCGGATGCGCTGCCGGAGAAGCGGTTTGACATCAGGATTGAGCGCGCGGGAGTGGATATGCGCAGGATTACCTTGGAAGAGGTGGGGGCGGCATGA
- a CDS encoding riboflavin transporter, with translation MMKTLENKSKPKLTTRNITSLAVMAALSIVLVYLIRIPMFLPFLEYDPADIPIFITTFAFGPVAGLVLTVVVSVLQGLTVSASSGIIGILMHILATGSFVLVAGNIYKRNKTRKNAIVALVAGIGVWTVLMILWNIIFTPIFMGVPREQVLTLIVPAILPFNLLKAGINATVTFALYKSIGKLFRVQETSMAKSKVA, from the coding sequence ATGATGAAAACACTGGAAAACAAAAGTAAACCAAAGCTCACAACGCGTAATATTACGTCTCTGGCGGTAATGGCGGCGCTTTCGATCGTGCTGGTGTATCTGATCCGGATACCGATGTTCCTGCCTTTTTTGGAGTACGATCCGGCAGATATTCCGATCTTTATCACAACGTTTGCCTTTGGACCGGTAGCGGGACTGGTTTTGACGGTTGTCGTATCTGTGTTGCAGGGACTTACGGTAAGCGCTTCTTCGGGTATCATTGGTATCTTAATGCACATTCTTGCTACAGGATCGTTTGTCCTGGTGGCGGGAAATATTTATAAGCGTAACAAGACAAGGAAAAATGCAATCGTTGCCCTTGTCGCGGGCATAGGAGTATGGACGGTGCTCATGATATTGTGGAATATTATTTTCACGCCAATATTTATGGGCGTTCCGCGCGAACAGGTGCTGACGCTGATCGTACCGGCGATCCTGCCCTTTAACCTGCTTAAGGCGGGTATCAACGCGACGGTTACTTTCGCTTTGTATAAGTCGATTGGAAAACTCTTCCGTGTGCAGGAAACATCTATGGCGAAAAGTAAAGTTGCATGA
- a CDS encoding transporter: MTFSEILGSINDFVWGPVMLVLLVGTGVFLMIRLRFRPLRNLGYAIRQVFSKHSISKTDNTDTGDISPFQSLMTALAATIGTGNIVGVATAMTLGGAGALFWMWVSAVFGLATKYGESVLAVYYREKNAKGEMSGGPMFSIKNGFKIKWLGTILSTAFAVFAVIASFGIGNLTQINSIAEAVFNTFSIPAWITGIVIAVLVGVVLLGGIKSIGNVSSKVVPIMAVFYAVGCLVIIISNIGNLPVGFAQIMKSAFAPRSVLGGVAGFTFATALRFGVARGVFSNEAGLGSAPIAAAAAKTDHPCRQGYINMTGTFFDTIIVCTLTGLAIACSGVLGTLDANGELITGASLTILAFDSVMGPAGSWIVTVGLILFAFSTILGWSYYGEKSLEFLIPSLKAKYVYRIIFAVVVFIGAITTLKVVWDFSDTANGLMAIPNLICLLVLSGIIVSQTKDFDNRFLQYEKHNRKKL, encoded by the coding sequence ATGACATTTTCTGAAATTTTGGGAAGTATCAACGATTTTGTTTGGGGTCCTGTGATGCTTGTGCTTTTGGTTGGTACAGGCGTTTTTTTAATGATACGCCTGCGCTTTCGTCCCCTGCGCAATTTGGGGTATGCCATACGGCAGGTCTTTTCCAAACATAGTATCAGTAAGACGGATAATACGGATACCGGAGACATCTCTCCCTTTCAGTCGTTGATGACCGCCCTGGCCGCTACCATCGGCACGGGAAATATTGTGGGCGTCGCCACGGCCATGACCTTAGGCGGTGCCGGCGCGCTTTTCTGGATGTGGGTCTCCGCCGTGTTCGGTCTTGCCACCAAGTACGGGGAATCCGTACTGGCTGTCTATTACCGTGAAAAAAACGCCAAAGGCGAAATGTCCGGCGGCCCTATGTTTTCCATCAAAAACGGTTTCAAAATAAAATGGCTGGGAACGATCCTTTCCACGGCCTTTGCCGTATTTGCCGTCATCGCTTCTTTCGGCATCGGCAACCTGACTCAAATCAACTCCATTGCCGAAGCCGTCTTTAATACCTTTTCCATACCTGCATGGATCACCGGTATAGTGATTGCCGTTTTGGTCGGCGTCGTGCTTTTAGGCGGGATCAAGTCCATCGGAAACGTTTCTTCTAAGGTCGTTCCTATTATGGCGGTTTTTTACGCAGTCGGCTGTCTTGTCATCATCATCTCGAATATCGGCAATCTCCCTGTGGGTTTTGCGCAGATTATGAAAAGCGCGTTTGCACCGCGCTCCGTCCTGGGCGGGGTCGCCGGATTTACCTTTGCCACAGCGCTCCGGTTCGGCGTCGCGCGCGGCGTGTTTTCCAATGAGGCCGGCCTTGGCAGCGCGCCCATTGCGGCTGCGGCCGCAAAGACAGACCATCCGTGCAGACAGGGTTATATCAACATGACTGGCACCTTTTTTGATACGATCATCGTTTGTACGCTTACCGGTCTTGCTATCGCGTGCTCCGGCGTACTGGGAACGCTTGACGCAAACGGCGAACTTATCACAGGCGCTTCCCTTACGATCCTTGCTTTTGACAGCGTGATGGGGCCTGCCGGAAGCTGGATCGTTACGGTCGGCCTTATCCTATTTGCCTTTTCTACGATCCTGGGCTGGAGCTATTATGGTGAAAAAAGCCTGGAGTTTCTCATCCCCTCCCTGAAAGCAAAATACGTCTACCGCATTATTTTTGCGGTGGTCGTTTTTATCGGCGCCATAACGACGCTCAAAGTCGTCTGGGATTTTTCCGATACTGCCAACGGGCTTATGGCGATCCCTAACCTGATCTGCCTGCTGGTACTTTCGGGGATCATCGTCTCCCAGACCAAGGATTTTGACAATAGATTCCTGCAGTATGAAAAACACAATAGAAAAAAGCTGTGA